The Papaver somniferum cultivar HN1 chromosome 3, ASM357369v1, whole genome shotgun sequence genome includes a region encoding these proteins:
- the LOC113357266 gene encoding fatty-acid-binding protein 1-like, whose translation MVSLRFPFSFSQPPKNNPKKPHDSFSRAAMAAGSIAAVTLGFGIAAGAAISLDKKKNPFDDFISRLSSSNPSPLWGSLSLTSAETITDSKTGFPFPAILNDDRRLLGIGLRRKVLFGLKNIDVYAFGVYADDGEIKKLLTDKYSEFSASELKESKLNEDIMEKDIYMTVRLQIAYGRLSIRSVRNAFEDSVGNRLKKFGGADNAELLQSFTSQFKDEYKLPRGSVIDLSREPGHVLRTTIDGKEVGSIQSKLLCRSIFDLYIGEDPFDTQAKEDIKQNLAALLKE comes from the exons atggtttctCTGCGTTTCCCTTTCTCGTTTTCTCAGCCCCCAAAAAACAACCCTAAAAAGCCCCATGATTCTTTCTCTCGAGCAGCCATGGCTGCTGGTTCAATTGCAGCAGTGACATTAGGTTTTGGAATTGCAGCGGGTGCAGCCATTTCACTtgataagaaaaaaaatccatttgATGATTTCATCTCTCGCTTGTCTTCTTCTAATCCTTCTCCATTGTGGGGTTCTCTTTCATTAACTTCTGCTGAGACTATAACTGATTCCAAAACTGGGTTTccatttcccgccattttgaatgaTGATAGACGACTCCTTGGAATTGGGTTACGAAGAAAAGTTCTCTTTGGGTTGAAGAATATTGATGTCTACGCTTTTG GTGTTTATGCCGATGATGGTGAGATAAAGAAATTGTTAACTGACAAGTATAGCGAGTTTTCAGCTTCTGAACTCAAAGAAAGTAAACTTAATGAGGATATCATGGAAAAGGATATATATATGACTGTTAGGCTTCAGATAGCTTATGGAAGATTAAGTATTCGTTCTGTACGGAATGCTTTTGAAGACTCTGTTGGAAACAGACTCAAGAAATTTGGTGGTGCAGATAATGCAGAATTGCTTCAGAG CTTCACATCCCAGTTTAAAGATGAGTATAAGTTACCGCGAGGATCAGTAATTGATCTTTCAAGAGAACCAGGCCATGTACTCCGTACAACAA TTGATGGGAAAGAGGTTGGGAGCATCCAGAGCAAGCTCTTGTGTCGATCGATTTTTGATCTGTATATTGGTGAAGACCCATTTGATACACAAGCCAAAGAAGATATTAAGCAAAACCTGGCAGCTCTTCTTAAAGAGTAA
- the LOC113357267 gene encoding tRNA (guanine(37)-N1)-methyltransferase 2-like — MVLDESKFNVQLQLWALRIPREHCKTATRLLNGYMLDKPRIKPVVEDPSCEKSRLLILSEQIENPDLSGIPEKALNALKSLCNIEVVPYSTTLGYSYWGADHILKQILPPGAEVPSSFETIGHVAHLNIPGDLLPYKDVIAKVIYDKNQPKIRTVVNKVGSISNEFRVPKFEVLAGIADMDTEVKQYGATFKLDYGLVYWNSRLEHEHIRLVSQFKAGEVICDMFAGIGPFAIPAAQKGCAVFANDLNPDSVRYLKINAEVNKVDDYLRAYNLDARAFVSDLMAAPASEKKSEVEVSVLETGDADNVTFNGRAASENGVPQDMTGNLDNNFQNHESVEGSCTNVETVAAAKRPSESVDNSEASAPSGRKHGRNKRLRSSILCNTKTWEHVDHVIMNLPASALQFLDAFKGLIRKKCWKGPFPLIHCYCFVRSIETQESIISEAESYLGAKIQNYTFHRVRDVAPNKAMFCLSFRLPEETCFVDELKPDGTDASVQLSLHSEVTFA, encoded by the exons ATGGTGTTGGATGAAAGTAAGTTTAATGTACAACTTCAACTATGGGCACTTCGAATTCCTCGCGAGCACTGCAAGACTGCTACTCGCTTGCTAAATGG ATATATGCTAGATAAGCCGCGTATTAAGCCAGTAGTAGAAGACCCATCCTGCGAAAAGAGCAGACTTTTGATATTATCTGAACAGATTGAAAATCCTG ACTTATCTGGCATTCCCGAAAAGGCTCTCAATGCATTGAAAAGCTTATGTAACATCGAAGTAGTACCCTACTCAACGACACTAGGATATTCCTACTGGGGTGCAG ATCATATTTTGAAGCAGATACTTCCTCCCGGAGCGGAGGTACCTTCATCTTTTGAGACAATAG GTCATGTTGCTCATCTGAATATACCTGGTGATTTGCTTCCTTACAAGGATGTTATTGCTAAAGTTATCTATGAT AAAAATCAGCCAAAAATCAGAACTGTTGTTAATAAAGTAGGCAGCATTTCGAACGAGTTCCGTGTACCAAAGTTTGAAGTATTAGCTGGCATAGCCGATATGGATACAGAAGTCAAGCAGTATGGAGCAACGTTCAAGCTTGATTACGGGCTGGTTTATTGGAATTCAAGGCTGGAACATGAGCACATTCGACTGGTTTCTCAGTTCAAGGCAGGAGAAGTcatttgtgacatgtttgctGGTATCGGCCCTTTTGCCATTCCGGCTGCACAAAAAGGATGTGCAGTATTTGCAAACGACTTAAACCCAGATAGTGTTCGCTATTTGAAGATTAATGCGGAGGTCAACAAGGTTGATGATTATCTACGTGCATACAATCTGGACGCAAGAGCGTTTGTTTCTGATCTAATGGCAGCTCCAGCTAGTGAGAAAAAATCAGAAGTCGAGGTTTCTGTGCTTGAAACTGGTGATGCAGACAATGTAACCTTTAATGGGAGGGCAGCTTCTGAAAATGGAGTGCCTCAAG ACATGACAGGGAACTTAGATAACAACTTCCAGAATCATGAAAGCGTTGAAGGCTCTTGCACGAATGTAGAGACTGTTGCTGCTGCGAAAAGACCCTCCGAAAGTGTGGATAATAGTGAAGCTAGTGCACCCAGTGGGAGAAAGCATGGAAGGAACAAGAGATTGAGAAGTTCTATATTGTGTAATACCAAGACGTGGGAGCATGTTGACCATGTGATTATGAATCTCCCTGCTTCTGCATTACAATTTCTAG ATGCTTTTAAGGGTCTTATACGAAAGAAATGTTGGAAGGGACCATTTCCTTTGATTCACTGTTATTGCTTCGTACGCTCAATTGAAACACAAGAGTCAATAATTTCT GAAGCAGAGTCTTATTTGGGTGCTAAGATACAAAACTATACATTTCATAGAGTTAGGGATGTTGCTCCTAATAAG GCTATGTTTTGCTTAAGTTTT